From a region of the Lactuca sativa cultivar Salinas chromosome 4, Lsat_Salinas_v11, whole genome shotgun sequence genome:
- the LOC111893604 gene encoding bZIP transcription factor 11 → MASSSGNSSQIQNSGSDEDLLHQRKRKRMQSNRESARRSRIRKQKHVDDLTDQINQIKKDNAQILTTINVTTQQFVHVEADNSVLRAQMGELSQRLDYLNEIINLMNNNYTNTNCTNGASTTGLFEFENHDDFMNNPWNLMYLNQQPIMAAEMLRY, encoded by the coding sequence ATGGCTTCTTCAAGTGGGAACTCGTCTCAGATCCAAAACTCAGGATCCGATGAGGATTTACTTCACCAAAGGAAGAGGAAGAGAATGCAATCAAACCGTGAATCTGCACGAAGATCGAGAATAAGGAAACAGAAACATGTTGATGATCTCACCGATCAAATCAACCAGATCAAGAAAGATAACGCCCAGATCCTCACCACCATTAACGTCACCACACAACAGTTTGTTCATGTGGAAGCCGACAACTCTGTGTTGAGAGCTCAGATGGGTGAGCTCAGCCAGCGGCTGGATTACCTTAACGAAATCATTAATCTCATGAACAACAACTACACAAACACTAATTGCACGAATGGTGCAAGTACAACTGGGCTGTTTGAGTTTGAAAATCACGATGATTTCATGAACAATCCATGGAACTTGATGTACCTCAACCAACAGCCAATCATGGCTGCTGAGATGTTACGGTACTAG